A genomic window from Diorhabda sublineata isolate icDioSubl1.1 chromosome 8, icDioSubl1.1, whole genome shotgun sequence includes:
- the LOC130447324 gene encoding uncharacterized protein LOC130447324 produces MAGKNILAELQLYTDYLKERTLVLREENARLEMIFKRLKMLNDENRIPTDISEKISEIKETLINTPLSSISQTERLRKHHNYLSKLKICIKIYININERLSGDIKMAKRELEHSNQKLAGISNLSLEQIQQLEEKAKRYENEVSKFERKYPWLKDPMFDLPNITKETQKLQEVKTTKEKLIKELSVYQGLKPDIREANQQLAQIKEEHNKISALLLDSQVSGQNFNYIDKR; encoded by the exons ATGGCTGGTAAAAACATATTAGCAGAACTTCAACTATATACAGATTATCTTAAAGAAAGAACGCTTGTACTCAGAGAGGAAA acGCTAGGctagaaatgatatttaaaaGACTAAAAATGTTGAATGACGAAAATAGAATACCCACAgatatatctgaaaaaatatcCGAAATAAAAGAAACTCTCATAAATACACCGTTATCTTCTATATCCCAAACAGAAAGGTTGAGAAAACATCATAATTATCTatcaaaactgaaaatttgtattaaaatttatatcaatattaatgaaaGACTTTCAGGTGACATCAAAATGGCAAAAAG agAACTTGAGCATTCAAACCAAAAGTTAGCAGGTATTTCGAATTTGAGTTTAGAGCAAATACAACAATTGGAAGAAAAGGCTAAAAGATATGAGAATGAAGTGTCTAAATTTGAG aGAAAATATCCTTGGTTGAAAGATCCGATGTTCGATTTACCTAACATAACAAAAGAAACGCAAAAGCTACAAGAAGTGAAGActactaaagaaaaattaataaaagaactCAGTGTGTATCAAGGATTAAAACCAGACATTAGAGAAGCCAATCAACAGCTCGCTCAAATCAAAGAAGAACATAATAAAATCAGTGCTCTATTGTTAGATTCCCAGGTGTCTggacaaaatttcaattatatcgATAAGAGATAG